From a region of the Methanobrevibacter sp. V74 genome:
- a CDS encoding Ig-like domain repeat protein: MKTKNFLIGISLLILILSIGSVCAEDLDNSTLNQVNGNDNSSSILSNSAENVIGDNLEEITVNNWDELQYYCYLNDGNYVLKLKENTNFYPTDVDDVSYQIQVNNNVTIIGSSGAYFGDASANARSIKYLAISVSENSGHGITLKNVTFKWISSKFEPNAIFLQMGGNVTNTVENCIFNNISMTGGHSSILHIMKGDVVLTNCSFTNCTTDFGCLSVYNPDDDPTTLCTRARGEVNNCYFEGNYARTEPGCINNCGILVVRNSTFYRNAAFWWAGAIHTHGGANTTIYDSNFTDNVAGWNGGALYTYSYLQIYNTIFVGNNCTTNNGGGAIGACKYLHAPYIYIKDSLFNHNENLCWSLDELSTTGTGRGGAISIMDEGGITVLNTTFISNSASIGTAICAIQHVDHGSPDVTLIGNRFINHTRVGDALVIRLAHYSKCILQDNYYSGNSIEFSKLKLTADDRIGNEVTLHIDASLKNANYYDSDILDKATYDVYMDGEYIKTVNSTDFTLNIKNIIKAQVYVVPSISNSTSNEVSVGLPKEYIHVSQKSGNNNNNGSKDNPVATISKAIELANSTGNIKILDGTFSETNLNVNYNLSIICENNVVISANGNIFNIGNFEFEIVNGVFRNCKKAVSSDERIINHEGGFLKLKNCTFESNSYESALIESGGTVEASNLNFKSNTGILILANTYTILSSVFDSNIANIAKRNALIKSTAGTQCFISNSAFTNNNVKEGCLYYNANNNNQKTLTVTNVVFSKNSGDRGTSGIYMSTGGVLWVKSSLFINNTDSGAYGAVIFSSSEIHVSDSIFLGNNFANSNNAIFNSKSNVNLKKIYCSGNWFGNTQDNYNIAPPISPLSHCDYWLFLTTSANATSIFQQETAIVTFDLNNKYDKDGNVSYWDSSNLPTVELDISTTGGNSSQDKVTIVYGIANTLFTLTDVEGSLTASYNGVYATVNFTESDIDPNMFVSFDDAVSVGETTTIEITLHYNATGTLTLNYSNKTLSKQIKNATTSFNIDDLSVGENTILISYSGDGYYAASNKNISITVNKLNSTTNISVGEIKVGEDVILTIEVSPNVTGNVTLIMNNEEENLTLTNSKANYTINSISRGDYYIVAIYNGNDKYLPSQNSIGFSVDKLNTTISANVADITYGESAVIYIVLNDTAYGNVTVSVDGKNYTNSTINGSARVTISGLSAGDKVASVFYSGNNVFNSNNCTSSFNVAKATTTLTITVNDIMVGDDEKISVTVLSGVSGNITITCGDFNVTKNIPLTGKVSLELQGLSFGVYDVSAILSSDNYLTVQNSTQFKVSNYNTPQWSNEGYDSHNTGKSPYETNSNGAIIWNNDLTGEAIGNLVIDSNGNIYVVTTSGIYSFDNDGNQLWYYGIEVGGNYSGLAVSRDFIIAPEVGNTLHLINQSTGKKYGSIHQGSSRFAPVVDSNANLYIAGEYQYEPGDYNLVIAPFNLWKSGGDPRLICLGKSSPKSAPVIVNDYICVVACNDSLKIVDILNKQIIASISGNTNGVRPVAGSGNMIYGVLDDDIVEINSEGSIIWKTKVTGGIGKYLALNEEQGLYFINSLGNLYKYDLVNGNESLVSNLTFTSGMLIGNDGNIYIGSKDMFYAFDSENNLLWKSYIGNQVIGNPVMGNNGIIYLTTTNGIYAFSYAKMEPSTFNASSSNITFGETAIITVCLPIDAMGSVSCGIGNDIYYGTVNNGVANIEIPNLSGGKNIVDVTYLGDNKYESISKPLEIQVNRLNTYIELLNNTIYYSDNLITVLKDINDNAVVGETVLVSIDNKKYVLTTDDLGRIYLNLKLNKGRYVAVINFNDSIKYCASNLTSTVNVLGTIQANDMLRGYNSGVDFKALLLTNDGNPLANAQITFLVNGVPYNATTNVEGVAILNMKLKVGVWDIVVLNPFSGENSTYKSTIVKRITDNYNLKMDYLDGSYFKVRIVGDDGNYVGEGQVVKFKIGSDTFTAKTDSKGYASFKVKHVPKTYTVMTTYKDFTVFNKLFVKQILKAKDLSKKKSKYYKYSAALKTSKGKAIVGKKIIFKIKGKRYTAKTNKKGIATIKIKLKLKVGKYKILVRFSKTTIIKKLTIKRR, from the coding sequence ATGAAAACAAAAAACTTTTTAATTGGTATTTCATTATTAATACTTATTTTAAGTATTGGTAGTGTTTGTGCAGAGGATTTGGATAATTCAACTTTAAATCAAGTAAATGGGAATGATAATTCGTCTTCTATTTTATCAAACAGTGCTGAAAATGTTATTGGAGATAATTTGGAAGAGATTACTGTAAATAATTGGGATGAATTGCAGTATTATTGTTATTTAAATGATGGGAATTATGTTTTAAAACTTAAAGAGAATACCAATTTTTATCCGACTGACGTTGACGATGTTAGTTATCAAATACAGGTAAATAATAATGTTACAATCATTGGAAGTTCCGGAGCTTATTTTGGAGATGCCTCTGCTAATGCACGTTCAATTAAATATTTGGCTATTAGTGTATCTGAAAACTCAGGTCATGGTATAACCTTAAAAAATGTCACATTTAAATGGATTTCCTCAAAATTTGAACCTAATGCAATATTTTTACAGATGGGAGGAAATGTAACTAACACTGTTGAAAATTGTATTTTTAATAATATTTCCATGACTGGAGGTCACTCTTCTATCCTGCATATTATGAAAGGGGATGTTGTTTTAACAAATTGCTCTTTTACAAACTGCACTACTGATTTCGGTTGCTTGAGTGTATATAATCCCGATGATGATCCTACAACATTATGCACAAGAGCTAGAGGTGAGGTAAATAATTGTTACTTTGAAGGTAATTACGCTAGAACCGAACCTGGATGCATTAATAATTGCGGAATACTGGTTGTGAGAAATTCCACTTTTTACAGGAACGCCGCTTTTTGGTGGGCAGGTGCAATACATACTCATGGCGGTGCAAATACAACGATATATGATTCTAACTTCACCGATAATGTGGCTGGTTGGAATGGTGGTGCACTATATACATATAGTTACTTGCAGATTTATAATACTATATTTGTAGGTAATAATTGCACTACTAATAATGGCGGTGGTGCAATAGGTGCCTGTAAATATTTACATGCTCCATATATTTATATTAAAGATTCATTATTTAATCATAATGAGAACTTATGTTGGAGTTTGGATGAACTATCAACTACCGGTACTGGTCGTGGTGGTGCTATATCAATTATGGATGAAGGAGGCATTACTGTATTAAATACCACTTTCATATCTAACAGTGCATCTATTGGCACTGCCATCTGTGCAATTCAACATGTTGATCATGGTTCACCTGATGTTACTTTGATTGGTAATAGGTTTATTAATCATACTCGTGTAGGTGATGCATTAGTTATCAGATTAGCGCATTATTCAAAATGCATATTGCAGGATAATTATTATTCTGGAAACTCAATTGAATTTTCAAAACTCAAACTCACAGCAGATGATAGGATAGGGAATGAAGTAACTCTACATATTGATGCTAGCTTAAAAAATGCAAATTATTATGATTCTGACATTTTAGACAAAGCCACTTATGATGTTTACATGGATGGCGAATATATTAAAACAGTAAATTCCACAGATTTCACACTGAATATAAAAAACATCATAAAAGCTCAAGTTTATGTGGTTCCATCCATATCTAATAGTACAAGTAATGAAGTTTCTGTAGGTTTACCGAAAGAGTATATTCATGTATCACAAAAATCAGGTAATAACAACAATAATGGATCTAAAGATAATCCGGTTGCAACAATCTCGAAAGCTATTGAACTTGCAAATTCAACTGGAAATATAAAAATATTGGATGGAACATTTTCAGAGACAAATCTTAATGTTAATTACAACCTATCAATTATTTGTGAAAATAATGTTGTAATTTCTGCCAATGGGAATATTTTCAATATTGGCAATTTTGAGTTTGAAATTGTAAATGGGGTATTTAGAAATTGTAAAAAGGCTGTTTCGTCTGATGAGAGAATTATTAATCATGAAGGAGGATTTTTAAAATTGAAAAATTGCACTTTCGAATCAAATTCATATGAATCTGCATTAATTGAGAGTGGAGGCACAGTTGAAGCAAGTAATTTAAATTTCAAAAGCAATACTGGAATTTTAATTTTAGCCAATACCTATACTATCCTTTCCTCGGTATTTGATTCAAATATTGCAAATATTGCAAAACGCAATGCATTAATTAAATCAACAGCTGGAACTCAATGTTTCATTTCAAATTCAGCATTTACAAATAATAATGTTAAAGAAGGATGTTTATATTATAATGCTAACAATAATAATCAGAAGACATTAACCGTCACCAATGTCGTATTTTCAAAAAATAGTGGGGATAGAGGAACATCAGGAATATATATGTCAACTGGAGGTGTTCTTTGGGTAAAATCATCATTATTTATAAATAACACTGATTCTGGGGCATATGGTGCCGTAATATTTTCTTCTAGTGAAATTCATGTAAGTGATTCCATATTCCTAGGCAATAATTTTGCAAATTCGAATAATGCGATTTTCAATTCTAAATCTAATGTAAATTTAAAGAAAATATATTGTAGTGGAAATTGGTTTGGAAATACTCAGGATAACTACAATATCGCTCCTCCAATTTCACCATTATCTCATTGTGATTATTGGTTGTTTTTAACTACATCTGCTAATGCAACATCTATATTCCAACAGGAAACTGCAATCGTGACCTTTGATTTAAATAATAAATATGATAAAGATGGAAACGTTTCTTATTGGGATTCAAGTAATTTGCCAACAGTTGAACTTGATATTTCAACAACCGGAGGTAATTCTAGTCAAGATAAAGTCACAATTGTTTATGGAATTGCAAATACTCTCTTTACTTTAACAGATGTTGAGGGCAGTTTAACCGCCAGCTATAATGGTGTATATGCTACAGTTAATTTTACAGAATCAGATATTGATCCCAATATGTTTGTTTCATTTGATGATGCTGTTTCAGTTGGGGAGACCACTACAATTGAAATAACTTTACATTACAATGCTACAGGCACTTTGACACTTAATTACAGCAATAAAACATTATCTAAACAAATTAAAAATGCAACAACATCCTTCAATATTGATGATTTGTCTGTTGGAGAAAATACTATTTTAATTTCCTATTCTGGTGATGGATATTATGCCGCAAGTAACAAAAACATTTCAATAACTGTAAACAAACTAAATTCAACAACCAATATTTCAGTTGGAGAAATTAAAGTTGGTGAAGATGTTATTCTAACAATTGAGGTTTCTCCAAATGTAACAGGAAACGTAACATTAATAATGAATAATGAGGAAGAAAATTTAACATTAACTAACTCTAAAGCTAATTATACAATAAATTCTATTTCTAGAGGAGATTATTATATTGTGGCTATTTATAATGGGAATGATAAGTATTTGCCAAGTCAAAATTCAATTGGTTTTTCTGTTGATAAACTGAACACAACCATATCGGCAAATGTGGCAGATATTACTTATGGTGAATCAGCAGTTATATACATAGTTTTAAATGATACTGCTTATGGAAATGTCACTGTTAGTGTGGATGGTAAAAATTACACAAATTCCACTATAAATGGAAGTGCCAGGGTAACTATTTCAGGTTTGTCTGCTGGAGATAAAGTTGCATCTGTATTTTATAGTGGAAATAATGTCTTCAATTCTAACAACTGCACATCTTCATTTAATGTAGCTAAAGCAACTACTACATTAACAATCACAGTAAATGATATAATGGTTGGAGATGATGAAAAGATTTCGGTAACTGTTTTAAGTGGGGTTAGTGGAAATATTACAATTACTTGTGGTGATTTTAATGTTACAAAGAATATTCCACTTACAGGTAAAGTTTCATTGGAACTTCAGGGACTGTCTTTTGGGGTTTATGATGTTTCTGCAATTTTATCCAGCGATAATTATTTGACAGTTCAAAACAGTACTCAGTTTAAGGTTTCAAATTATAACACTCCACAATGGTCAAATGAAGGTTATGATAGTCATAATACTGGAAAATCCCCATATGAAACTAATTCGAATGGGGCGATTATTTGGAATAATGATCTAACTGGTGAGGCGATTGGAAATTTGGTAATTGATTCTAATGGAAATATTTATGTGGTTACGACTTCAGGTATTTATTCATTTGATAATGATGGAAATCAATTATGGTATTATGGTATAGAAGTTGGAGGCAATTATTCTGGTTTGGCGGTTAGCCGTGATTTTATTATAGCTCCTGAAGTAGGAAATACTCTTCATTTAATTAATCAAAGCACCGGAAAAAAATATGGTTCTATTCACCAAGGATCAAGCAGGTTTGCACCTGTTGTTGATTCAAATGCAAATTTATACATAGCTGGTGAATATCAATATGAGCCTGGTGATTATAATTTAGTTATTGCACCATTTAATCTGTGGAAAAGTGGAGGAGATCCAAGATTGATTTGTTTGGGAAAATCTAGTCCAAAGTCAGCTCCCGTCATTGTTAATGATTATATTTGTGTTGTTGCCTGTAATGATAGTCTTAAAATTGTTGATATTTTAAATAAACAAATTATAGCAAGTATTTCTGGCAATACTAATGGTGTCCGTCCTGTTGCAGGTTCGGGAAATATGATTTATGGAGTATTGGATGATGACATTGTTGAAATTAACTCTGAAGGCAGTATAATCTGGAAAACCAAAGTCACAGGTGGCATTGGCAAGTATTTGGCATTAAATGAAGAACAAGGATTATATTTCATTAATTCACTAGGAAACTTATATAAATATGATTTGGTTAATGGTAATGAATCATTAGTTTCTAATTTGACTTTTACTTCGGGTATGCTAATTGGAAATGATGGAAATATTTATATTGGTTCAAAAGACATGTTTTATGCATTTGATAGTGAAAATAATTTATTATGGAAAAGTTACATTGGAAATCAAGTAATTGGAAATCCGGTTATGGGGAATAATGGAATAATCTATTTAACTACAACTAATGGAATTTATGCATTTTCTTATGCCAAAATGGAACCTTCAACTTTTAATGCTTCATCGAGCAATATCACTTTTGGTGAAACTGCTATAATAACTGTTTGTTTGCCTATTGATGCAATGGGAAGTGTATCTTGTGGAATTGGCAATGACATTTATTATGGTACTGTAAATAATGGTGTAGCCAATATTGAAATTCCAAATCTGTCTGGTGGAAAAAACATTGTTGATGTGACTTATTTGGGAGATAATAAGTATGAATCTATATCAAAGCCTTTGGAAATCCAAGTCAATCGATTAAATACTTACATTGAACTTTTAAATAATACTATTTATTATTCTGATAATCTAATAACTGTTTTAAAAGATATAAATGATAATGCTGTTGTTGGCGAAACGGTTCTTGTCAGCATTGATAATAAAAAGTATGTTTTAACTACTGATGATTTGGGCAGGATATACCTTAACTTAAAGTTAAATAAGGGCCGTTATGTGGCGGTTATTAATTTTAATGACAGCATAAAGTATTGTGCAAGTAATCTGACTTCAACTGTTAATGTATTGGGCACTATTCAAGCAAACGATATGCTTCGCGGATACAATAGTGGAGTTGATTTTAAGGCATTATTGCTTACAAATGATGGAAACCCTCTAGCTAATGCTCAGATTACATTCCTTGTAAATGGTGTTCCATATAATGCTACAACTAATGTTGAGGGTGTTGCTATTTTAAATATGAAATTAAAAGTTGGTGTTTGGGATATTGTTGTTTTAAATCCGTTCAGTGGTGAAAATTCAACTTATAAATCAACAATTGTTAAAAGAATAACAGATAATTACAATTTAAAGATGGATTATTTAGATGGATCTTACTTCAAAGTTCGCATTGTTGGTGATGATGGCAATTATGTAGGTGAGGGCCAGGTAGTTAAATTTAAGATAGGAAGTGATACATTCACGGCTAAAACCGATTCCAAGGGTTATGCCTCTTTTAAAGTAAAACATGTTCCTAAAACTTACACTGTCATGACTACTTATAAAGATTTCACTGTTTTCAATAAGTTATTTGTAAAACAGATTCTTAAAGCTAAAGATCTTTCTAAGAAGAAATCCAAATACTATAAGTACTCGGCCGCTTTAAAAACTTCTAAAGGAAAAGCTATTGTGGGTAAAAAAATTATCTTTAAAATTAAAGGTAAAAGATACACTGCTAAAACAAATAAGAAAGGCATAGCTACTATAAAAATAAAACTTAAGTTAAAAGTCGGCAAGTACAAGATACTTGTTAGATTTTCAAAAACAACTATCATTAAGAAATTAACTATTAAAAGAAGATAG